The following proteins are co-located in the Peromyscus maniculatus bairdii isolate BWxNUB_F1_BW_parent chromosome 23, HU_Pman_BW_mat_3.1, whole genome shotgun sequence genome:
- the LOC102928116 gene encoding putative sperm motility kinase W: MANHMEEDYLEKDFRMLTSLGCGSFGEVKLACHLPTHTRVAVKVLEKNTNSVADISTEVNILQSLEHRNIVRFFDMIDTLSTTYLIMEYVAGEDLESCLGALGCFKEEEARVIFRQVVSAVHFLHQRHIAHRDIKLENILVDAAGNAKLCDFGMAIEITEGQMLEEICGSLLYWAPEILARKPYDGRAGDMWSLGIVLYVLVTGHFPYMEETLEGMHRVITTTMCPIPYHLSKPCHIIIARLLMVPIWYRFTICQLVERPWLGPIQEHVLPATKEILPRVVETMCTIGYTCEEIVSSLTHRREDNHVTATCNILKYQLSGGDSHQQDQMPWLTSSPPGPVCLPLPLTRRASEPAFTTGTQAGKSHVKVEGVEERGKGCRSYSMPHRLSFLEAMPGSDNTVPERDALVADVINTATEDTEVNRNSVDPLPGNLSSPESVLEATPTGFLNLGFCEEDSSQGSDIPSDQPQVAPMTSGSRPLRIWKLVRKQMSHALRALCCCCCCCCCLPTPSVETEMAQ, encoded by the exons ATGGCCAACCACATGGAAGAGGACTatcttgaaaaggatttcaggatgttaACATCTCTAGGTTGTGGTTCATTCGGGGAGGTAAAGCTGGCCTGCCATcttcccacacatacacgagtggctgtcaaggtccttgagaaaaacaccaacagTGTGGCTGACATCAGTACTGAAGTGAACATCCTTCAGTCTTTAGAACACAGGAACATCGTTCGATTTTTTGACATGATCGATACACTGTCAACCACTTATCTGattatggagtatgtggcagGAGAAGACCTGGAGAGCTGCCTCGGGGCTCTGGGCTGTtttaaggaggaggaggctagagtgattttccggcaggtggtgtcagcagttcacttcctccaccagagacacatcgcacaccgtgatatcaaattagaaaacatcctagttgatgcagcaggaaatgcaaagctttgtgactttggtatggcaattgaaatcacagaggggcagatgttggaggagatctgtggctccttgctctattgggccccagagatcttggcaagaaagccctatgatggacgggcaggtgatatgtggagcttgggtatTGTTCTATATGTCTTAGTCACAGGGCACTTTCCATACATGGAGGAAACCCTTGAAGGTATGCACAgggtcatcaccaccacaatgtgtCCCATTCCCTACCATCTGTCAAAACCCTGTCACATCATCATTGCCCGACTACTCATGGTCCCTATCTGGTACCGATTCACAATCTGTCAGCTTGTGGAACGACCATGGCTAGGGCCCATTCAAGAACATGTACTGCCTGccaccaaagaaatcctgcccagGGTCGTGGAGACCATGTGCACCATCGGCTATACGTGTGAGGAGATTGTTTCATCCCTAACTCACAGGCGAGAAGATAATCATGTAACGGCTACATGcaacattctcaaatatcagCTGAGTGGTGGGGACAGCCATCAGCAAGATCAGATGCCCTGGTTAACTAGCAGCCCTCCAGGTCCTGtttgcctccctctccccttgacCAGGAGAGCCAGTGAACCAGCATTTACAACCGGTACACAAGCTGGGAAGAGTCACGTTAAGGTGGAGGGTGTGGAAGAAAGAGGTAAAGGATGTAGAAGCTACAGCATGCCTCACAGACTCTCCTTCCTGGAGGCGATGCCCGGTtcagacaacacagtcccagaaagagatgctctTGTGGCTGATGTCATCAACACTGCTACAGAGGACACTGAAGTCAACAGGAATTCTGTTGACCCCCTGCCTGGCAATCTCTCTTCTCCTGAATCAGTCTTGGAGGCTACACCCACGGGAtttctgaacctgggcttctgtgaagaagattcatcccaggggtcagacattcccagtgaccagccccaggTGGCACCCATGACATCTGGATCCAGGCCACTCAGGATCTGGAAACTGGTGAGGAAGCAAATGTCCCATGCACTGAGagcactgtgctgctgctgctgctgctgctgctgcctgcccaccccaag tgtggaaactgaaatggccCAATAG